CCGCGCGTCCCGGGGCGAGGGGGTAGCGGCGTCGACAACGGTGCCCTCGACGATGACGTACTGATAGGGCAGTTCTTCGCGCTGCACCGTCAGGGTTACCACGCCGGCCTCCCGGATCAGCCGGGCCTTGCGCCGCGTGGCGCCGGTATTGACGCGGATATCGCCGCCCGGTGTGTAGTCGTACCAGATCGGCGCGGTGGCGGGCGGACGCCCGTCGGTCGTGGCGACCGACAGAACGCCGATGTGCTTGCCTGCGAGGAACTCTTGACGCTCGGTTTCGGAGAAGGGTTTCGGCATGTGACGTCGAACGATGGGGGCAGGGGTGTTATTCCGGTCGGTCTCCCCGGCCGGCGCAGGGCGAGGGCGTCCGGCGGGGTGCCGGACGAGTCGAATCCCACTGGGCAAGGGCGGTACGCAAGGTCGCCACGAGCGGAAGGGGCTGATCCATCATCGGATGGTGGCCGGCCTCGGCCAATTCGACAACCGTCGCGCGACGATCGATTCCTCCGGGTCGCGACGATGTCCGAAACGCCCAGTCGCCCTATGGATTCCACGCCGCTGCGGGCTCGTGCCCCGAGCCGGCCGAATCCCTCGGCTCGTGCGGCGCCGAGAACATCGGTCACGGAGTGCACACGGACATCCGGGTATCGGGCAACGGCCTGGAATGTGGCGAGCATTGTACCTGGAATATTCAATGCCTGCTGAAGTTCAGCGGAACGCGTAGAATTTCACCAGGTCGGGACTGTTATCTGGAGCCCAATCATGATCAAGAGAAGGAATTCACACACGAAGTTCACTCGGTTGGCAGCCGCCGCCGGTATAGCGGCAGCTGCCGCCGTTCCGGTCGTCGCCGCCGCGACCCATGCGACTGCCGCGCCAACAACGACGTCCACGTCCGCAACCCAACGCGTAGACAGCCCCGGTTGGGGTCACGGCGGTGGTTGGGGCAATGGTGGTTGGGGCAATGGCGGCTGGAGTCACGGCGGCTGGGGGAACGGCGGCTGGGGGAACGGTGGTTGGGGGAACGGTGGTTGGGGGAACGGTGGTTGGGGCAATGGTGGCTGGGGATGGAACCCCGGCTGGTGGAACCCATTCCTCGGCGGCTGGGGCAGCTTCTAGTGCCGACGACCGAGCCCGGACACGCACGGCGTGCCGGGCTCGGTTGCCTCGAGTGCCGATCACGTGAAGCCGGGTTCGACCGACCCGGGCCGGAGCGGGTGACCAGATGAAGATCGTGTGTATCGGTGGCGGACCGGCCGGGTTGTATTTCGCCATTTCGATGAAGCGGCGCGACCCGGCCCACGACATCACGGTGATCGACCACCATCCGGCCGGGTCCACCTATGGCTGGGGCGTCGTGTACTGGGACGACCTGCTCGACATTCTGTATCGCAACGACCCCGACAGCGCCCAGGCGCTGCGTGCCGGTTCGGTCGTATGGCGAGAACAGGCAATCCATGTGCGAGACAGCCAGACCGCGTATTTCGGGGGCTACGGGTTCAGCATGGGCCGCGCGGCACTGCTCGACGTACTCTCCCGGCGGGCAAGCGATCTGGGCGTCGATATCCTGCACGGGCGCGAGGTCCACGATCTGTCCGGATTCGACGACGCCGACCTCATCGTCGCCTCAGACGGTGCGAACAGCCGGCTACGGCAGCTGGGCAGTCACTGTTTCGGCACATCCGTCACACTCGGCGAGAATCGATATATCTGGCTCGGCACCGACAAGGTCTTCACCCGATTCACTTTCGCCTTCGAACACACTTCGGCCGGTTGGATCTGGTTCCACGCCTACCCGTCGGTCGCCGACAGAATCAGCACCTGCATCGTCGAGTGCCAACCACGGACGTGGCACGGACTGGGATTCGATTCCCTGGACAACCTCGAGAACTTGCGGGTTCTGGAGAACATCTTCACCCACCCTCTCGGCGGTCACTCGTTGATCAGCAAGACACGAGGCGAGTTCGCAACGTGGAGCCGCTTTCCCGAGGTAACCAACAAACGTTGGTATCACGACAATGTGGTGCTGCTCGGCGACGCCGCGCACACGACGCACTTCACCATCGGTTCGGGCACCCGGCTGGCAATCGTCGACGCCGTCGTGCTCGCACAGAACCTGTACGAGCACGACCAGCTCGCCGACGCGCTGGAGAACTACGACGCGCAGCGGCGTGCCGCAATGCGCCCGATACAGGCCTCCGCCCGTACCAGCATGGTCTGGTTCGAACACGCCGACCGGTATCTCGACCGCGACGCCGTGCAGTTCGCCTATGCGATGGCGGCCCGCCACGGGATGCAAATGCCGTGGCGATATCAGCTGCACCTGCTCACGCAACTGCGCGCGGTGCGAAAGATCCGGCGTGCCATCAACTCCGGACAGCGGTGGTGGCGCGCCGCCAGACGAGGTGAACACGCGATGACACCGCGCTCGCCGCGACGTCCACTTCCCCTCCGGACACCGAGATAGACGTAATCCCTTGCCACGCGCTGGATTACGTGCCACGCGCTGGATTACGCCGTCGACTTCGAGCCTCGGCGCCGCGAGGCGTTCACCGTGCTCGACGGCGCTACCCAGGAGGATCCGATGCGCGGGCGCCACCCGCCCACGCGCGCGCACCCACCATGGTGGCCCGGCCGGACTCCACATCGGCACGCAACTCCCGCCCCAGCCCGACACACATCGCGACCAGCACCAGCACGAACGGGCACGCGACAATCATCGCCCCCCATTGCAGCGCGTCCAGCCCACCGATCACCAGCAGCGCCAACGCGACCGCGCCGACGAGCAGTCCCCACGCGACCACCAGCCACTTCTTCGGTTCATCGACACCCTTCGAGGAGAAGGTGCCGAGCACGATCGCACCCGCGTCGGCGCCACTGATGAAGAACACCCCGGCCAGAACGACCACCGCCGCACTGGTGACGGTGGACAGCGGAAACGCGTTCAGAACTTCGAAGAACGCCGCTTGGGCGCTCTGCGATGCCACCGACGCGATATCGCGCTTACCGGTCAACTGCAGATCCAACGTGGCGCCACCGAGAATGGCGAACCACACGATCGTGGCGAGACTCGGCGCGATCAACACTCCGAAGACGTACTCGCGAATCGTGCGGCCCCGGGAAATCTTCGCCAGAAAACTTCCGACATAGGGCGCCCACGAGATCCCCCACGCCCACAAGAAGATGGTCCAGTCCTGCATCCACCGACCATCCGCGAAGGCCCCGGTCTGGAACGACATCGGCACGAAATTGAACAGGTAGCCGCCCAACGCTTCCGACAGCAGATCGAGAATGAACCGAAACGGCCCGATCACCAGGACGAACAGCGCGAGCGCGATGGCGATCAGAGTGTTCAGATCGGCCAGTCGCTTGATGCCCTTGTCCACACCCGCGACCGCCGACACGATGAATCCCGCGGTGAGCAACCCGACAACCACGGTCAGGACCAGCGTAGAACTGTGGATGCTCGAAATGAATCCGAGCCCGGCGATGATCTGCAGCGTGCCGAGCCCGAGCGTCACCGCGTTACCGACGGTCGTGGTCATGACGACCCAGGTGTCGATGCCTCGCCCGATCGGCCCCTCCGAACGCCTACCCAGTAGTGGCCGCAACGTGGCGCTCACCAGTGAGGGCCGTCCTCTGCCGATCGTCGTATAGGCGAATGCGAGACCGGCGACACCGAAGAACGCCCACGGATGCAACGCCCAATGGAAGATCGAATACTGCATACCGACCACCGCCGCCTGATCGGTGCGAGGCGCGGGCCCGCCCGGTGGCGGCTGCGCCCACAACGTCACCGGTTCGTACGCACCGTAGAAGATCAGGCCGATACCCACGCCGAGTGCGAACATCATCGCGATCCAGGAGAACGTCGAGTAGGCCGGCTTCTCCTCGCGGCCACCGAGTTTCACCCGCCCGTATCTGCTGAACGCGAGATACAGGATGAAGAAAACGAAACCGGCCGTCGACAATACGAACACCCAGCCGAACTCTCTCGAGATATCCGCGTAGACCTGTTCGGCCACCATCTCCATCCGGTCCGGGAACACGACCCCGAGCACCAGGAACGCCAGCGTCACAGTGGCGGCGACCAGCGTGACCGGCATGTCGATTCCGGCGCGCCAACTCGTCTTTTCGTGATCCTTCGACCGCGGCGCCGGCAGCCCGGTCGGCGGCCGCTCCAACGGCTCCTCCGGCAATTCCTCTGAAGGTTCCTCAGCGGTCTTCATGTCATCGCCGGAATCGGCCACCCCTGCTCCCCCTCCACCGACAACGTTGACACCCACCATGATCCACCCGGTGACGGCGGTTGTACGGGCATTCACACGATCACAACATAGGCACCGGGCGCAGATGGGCAATCGAGAACAGCCGCCGCTCCGGCGCGAGCCCCGGCCCGCATCGGATCACCACGCGTCACCCGAACCGCACCCGCGTCGAAATTACGTTGTCCACCACACGGTTCGGATTCCGCGACCGACCGACCGGCGCAGGTCAGGGCAGAACCTGAGGCACCACACCCGGGTTCGCCGCACCGACCAGAGCACCGATCGCGGCGCCGAGCAGTGAACCGGCGGAACCGGTCGCCGAGCCCGTCGCCACACCCACAGCCGAACCGACCGCCGAACCGACCGAAGCACCCGCGGACGAACCGTTCAGCACCGGGTCGGGAATCAGGGCATCAGGATTGGTGGCCGTGTCCTGACTTTGCAGCGGAATACCGGCGACCGGACCCGCCGCCGACCCGGGACCAGCGGCGGCGCCCCCGGCGAAAACGGCCGTCGCGGCCAGCGGCAGCGCCACAACCGCCACCACACGCCTCGTCGCCAACAGAATGTCTCGAGGCATTTCCCCGCCCTTTCCACCCACCGGCACAACCGAAGCCACACCGAGCGGCGCCGCACCCCGCTGCGCAGGAGCACCGGACCTCAACGGCCACCGCGCTAGATCCAACGATACTGTGGGACAGTCGATCTCATCGCCCATCGACATAACATGTCGGCGTAGAGGAGATCACGGCGCGGCCACCACCAGGACAGCCACAGATCAGCGAAGCCCGGCGAACAGATCCGTTTCGCGCTCGGGCGCGCCCTGCACACGGTTGAAATGACGCACGAAGCTCTCGGTCCCGAAGATCATCTGCTGCAGATCGGCGGGCATCCGCAGAAACGGCACACTATCGCCCTGGCTGCCGTGCGCTTCGAGCGCCTTGACCTTGCGCTGGGCGAAACCCGCCACGTCCACCACCGTGGTGATCAACTCCATCGGCGTACCGAAGTCCTGCGGAGGCTCGACATCGATCAGGCCCCGCTCCCGCAGCGCCGTGAACATCTCAGAGGAGCTTTCGCGCGGAATCGCCGTGTAGTACAGCTTGTCCGGAATATCGGTCGCGGCGGCCGCCGCCCGCGCCACCCGATTGGCCTGAATGTGGTCCGGATGGCCGTAGTTGCCGTTCTCGTCGTAGGTGACCACCACCTGGGGGCGGTAGCGCCGCATCAGCTCCGCCACTCGCGCGGCCGCCTGCTTGACGGGAATGTTGCGAAAGGCCTCCGGATCCTGGTTGCCATCCCAGCCGTCCATCCCCGAATCGCGATAACCGAGCAACTCGACATGCTCGATATCCAGCAGTGCCGCCGACTCCCGCAGTTCGGAGAGTCGTTGCGCCCGTACCGCACTCGCGTCGTGGCCGGGCCGGCCGGGCTTGATCCCGCCGGGCGCGTCACCCTGCTCGCCATTGGTGCAGGTCACCAGAACCGTCCGGATACCGTCGGCGGCACACCGCGCGAGCACCCCACCGGTGCTGATGACCTCGTCGTCGGGATGGGCGTGTACCGCCATGATCGTCAGTTGCTCGGCCATGAGTCCCTGTCTGTCTGCTCGGCGCTGCGTTGCTGCCACTCTACGAATCAACACCGACACCCGGACCGCTGATTCCACCCGCTCCCCCACCGACGTCCACACCAACGGCCCCACACCGGACTCAGCGCCCGGACTTCGACCGCTCACCACCGGCGTTGCGGGCCGTACCGCGGTGCGCGGGCACAGTGGTCGGATCCTCCGGCCAGGCGTGTTTCGGGTAACGACCGCGCAGATCGGCACGGACCCGCGCCCAGCCGGTACGCCAGAACGAAGCCAGATCCGCGGTCACCGCCACCGGACGCCGGGCGGGCGAGAGCAGGTGCAGCACGATCGGCACCCGACCGCCGGCCAGCCGCGGCGCCTCCGCCCACCCCAGCACCTCCTGCACCTTCACCGCGAGCACCGGCGAGTCGGCCGAATAATCGACACGCACCCGGCTACCGGAAGGAACCACGAGCCGTTCCGGCGCCAGATCGTCCATTGCGACCGCATCCGGCCACGGCAACACCCGGCGCAACGCCTGCCCCGCATCGATACGTTCGACATCGGCGCGACGACGGGCAGCGTCGAGTTCGGGACCGAGCCAGGTGTCGGCGACGGCGAGCAGCGATTCGTCGTCGACCGGCGGCCACGGGGCACCGAGGCTGCGATGCAGGAAGTCCAGCCGCTGACGCAGACCGATCGCCTCCGCATCCCACGACAGCAGACCCAACCCCACTGAGGTCAGCCCGCGCCGGACCGCAGCCCCCAGCAGCCCGCGATCGGGATCTCGAATGGTCCGCTCCGCCAGGACGATCGCACCCAACCGCTCGATCCGACGCGCGACCACGTCACCGTCGATCCAATCGACCTCCTCGGCGGTGCTCAGCAGGTTCGACGCGGCCCGGCGAGCCAGCTGCTCATCCGCGACCGCGGCCAACCGGACATACCCCTCGGAACGCCCCGGATCACGCGTCGCGACACCGACAGCCAGCCACTGCCCGTCACCGACTCCAAAACCGGGCGGCACCGTCACCGCGGTGCCGCCGGCCATCAGAAAGCTCGCCGAATCCCGGCCCCGCCGCCGCGCCAGCCGCTCCGGATGAGCCAGCGCGACAACGAAAGCCGGATCATCGACCCCCTCCGGCCCGTCGACCAACCGCGTCAGTCGCTCGACCTCCCGCAACCAGCGCGGCGGCCGCTCCCGCCGCAGCACCCGCAGACCCGCCACCAGATCGACCCCCGAGATATGAGAATCGTCGTCGAGGACGGTGACCACCTCCGCCGCCGCCCGCGCACCCACCACGACCGCACCGTCGAGCAACGCGCGTGCCAGCCGCGGATGCAGCCCGATCCGAGCCATCCGCCGGCCACGCTCGGTCACCACACCGTCCTCGTCCGTGGCACCCAACGCGCGCAACACATCCCGTCCCGCACGCAAACCACCCGGCGGCGGAGCATCCCACCAATTCAGGCCGTTCCCGTCCGCGGTGCCCCAACACGCCAGCTCCAACGCCAACCGGGTCAGATCCGCCGTCCGAATCTCCGGCTCCGGATACGCGGGCAGCGTGGCGTGCTCGTACTCCGGCCAGCATCGCCACACCCGTCCCGCGGCCTCACGCCCGGCCCGGCCGGCCCGTTGCTCGGCCACCGCGGCCGACACCCGCACCGTCGCCAGCCCCGACAATCCGCGCGCCCGATCGATACGCGGAACCCGCGCCAATCCCGAGTCCACCACCGCCCGCACACCCGGCACCGTCAGGCTGGACTCCGCCACCGCCGTGGACAACACCACCCGCCGATGGGCACCGGGCCGCAGCGCCGCATCCTGCCGCGCGGCCGAGAGCCTGCCGTGCAACGCCACCACATCCACGCCGTCCAGGTCCGCCAGCAGAGCTGTCGTTCGCTGGATTTCGGCCACGCCCGGTAAGAACACGAGAACATCGCCCTCGCTGTCCGCGAGCGCCGCACGCGTCGCACGCGCGACCTGCGCTTCGATCCGCTCCCGCGGCAACGACGGCAGATACGTCGCCTCCACCGGATAGCTCCGGCCCCGCACTCGCACCACCGGCGCCGGGCCGTCCCCGCCCAGCAACGCCGCCAGGCGGTCCGCCGCGACGGTCGCCGACGTGGCCAGTACCCGCAGATCCGGCCGCAACCCGGCCCGGGCGTCCAATAACAACGCCAGGAGCAGATCCGCGTCCAGATGCCGCTCGTGACATTCGTCCAACAGCACCACATCGACCCCCGCCAATTCGGGATCGTCCTGCAATCGCCGCACCAGCAGACCGGATGTCACGACCTCGACCCGCGTCCGCCGCCCCACTCGCCGATCGCCCCGGACCGAATAACCGACCGTTTCGCCCACCTGCTCGCCCAGCAG
The genomic region above belongs to Nocardia spumae and contains:
- a CDS encoding pyridoxamine 5'-phosphate oxidase family protein — its product is MPKPFSETERQEFLAGKHIGVLSVATTDGRPPATAPIWYDYTPGGDIRVNTGATRRKARLIREAGVVTLTVQREELPYQYVIVEGTVVDAATPSPRDARVSIATRYLGPEDGRAFADKMDGNDSVLFTIRPDRWISQDYSGDL
- a CDS encoding FAD-dependent monooxygenase, producing the protein MKIVCIGGGPAGLYFAISMKRRDPAHDITVIDHHPAGSTYGWGVVYWDDLLDILYRNDPDSAQALRAGSVVWREQAIHVRDSQTAYFGGYGFSMGRAALLDVLSRRASDLGVDILHGREVHDLSGFDDADLIVASDGANSRLRQLGSHCFGTSVTLGENRYIWLGTDKVFTRFTFAFEHTSAGWIWFHAYPSVADRISTCIVECQPRTWHGLGFDSLDNLENLRVLENIFTHPLGGHSLISKTRGEFATWSRFPEVTNKRWYHDNVVLLGDAAHTTHFTIGSGTRLAIVDAVVLAQNLYEHDQLADALENYDAQRRAAMRPIQASARTSMVWFEHADRYLDRDAVQFAYAMAARHGMQMPWRYQLHLLTQLRAVRKIRRAINSGQRWWRAARRGEHAMTPRSPRRPLPLRTPR
- a CDS encoding BCCT family transporter, producing the protein MNARTTAVTGWIMVGVNVVGGGGAGVADSGDDMKTAEEPSEELPEEPLERPPTGLPAPRSKDHEKTSWRAGIDMPVTLVAATVTLAFLVLGVVFPDRMEMVAEQVYADISREFGWVFVLSTAGFVFFILYLAFSRYGRVKLGGREEKPAYSTFSWIAMMFALGVGIGLIFYGAYEPVTLWAQPPPGGPAPRTDQAAVVGMQYSIFHWALHPWAFFGVAGLAFAYTTIGRGRPSLVSATLRPLLGRRSEGPIGRGIDTWVVMTTTVGNAVTLGLGTLQIIAGLGFISSIHSSTLVLTVVVGLLTAGFIVSAVAGVDKGIKRLADLNTLIAIALALFVLVIGPFRFILDLLSEALGGYLFNFVPMSFQTGAFADGRWMQDWTIFLWAWGISWAPYVGSFLAKISRGRTIREYVFGVLIAPSLATIVWFAILGGATLDLQLTGKRDIASVASQSAQAAFFEVLNAFPLSTVTSAAVVVLAGVFFISGADAGAIVLGTFSSKGVDEPKKWLVVAWGLLVGAVALALLVIGGLDALQWGAMIVACPFVLVLVAMCVGLGRELRADVESGRATMVGARAWAGGARASDPPG
- a CDS encoding complement resistance protein TraT, with the translated sequence MAVVALPLAATAVFAGGAAAGPGSAAGPVAGIPLQSQDTATNPDALIPDPVLNGSSAGASVGSAVGSAVGVATGSATGSAGSLLGAAIGALVGAANPGVVPQVLP
- a CDS encoding PIG-L family deacetylase: MESAVRVSVLIRRVAATQRRADRQGLMAEQLTIMAVHAHPDDEVISTGGVLARCAADGIRTVLVTCTNGEQGDAPGGIKPGRPGHDASAVRAQRLSELRESAALLDIEHVELLGYRDSGMDGWDGNQDPEAFRNIPVKQAAARVAELMRRYRPQVVVTYDENGNYGHPDHIQANRVARAAAAATDIPDKLYYTAIPRESSSEMFTALRERGLIDVEPPQDFGTPMELITTVVDVAGFAQRKVKALEAHGSQGDSVPFLRMPADLQQMIFGTESFVRHFNRVQGAPERETDLFAGLR
- the hrpB gene encoding ATP-dependent helicase HrpB encodes the protein MKLPELPDLPVRGVLDRLVATLIDSGTAVLVAPPGTGKTTLVPPALAAGFSGRVLVAEPRRLAARAAAGRMAALLGEQVGETVGYSVRGDRRVGRRTRVEVVTSGLLVRRLQDDPELAGVDVVLLDECHERHLDADLLLALLLDARAGLRPDLRVLATSATVAADRLAALLGGDGPAPVVRVRGRSYPVEATYLPSLPRERIEAQVARATRAALADSEGDVLVFLPGVAEIQRTTALLADLDGVDVVALHGRLSAARQDAALRPGAHRRVVLSTAVAESSLTVPGVRAVVDSGLARVPRIDRARGLSGLATVRVSAAVAEQRAGRAGREAAGRVWRCWPEYEHATLPAYPEPEIRTADLTRLALELACWGTADGNGLNWWDAPPPGGLRAGRDVLRALGATDEDGVVTERGRRMARIGLHPRLARALLDGAVVVGARAAAEVVTVLDDDSHISGVDLVAGLRVLRRERPPRWLREVERLTRLVDGPEGVDDPAFVVALAHPERLARRRGRDSASFLMAGGTAVTVPPGFGVGDGQWLAVGVATRDPGRSEGYVRLAAVADEQLARRAASNLLSTAEEVDWIDGDVVARRIERLGAIVLAERTIRDPDRGLLGAAVRRGLTSVGLGLLSWDAEAIGLRQRLDFLHRSLGAPWPPVDDESLLAVADTWLGPELDAARRRADVERIDAGQALRRVLPWPDAVAMDDLAPERLVVPSGSRVRVDYSADSPVLAVKVQEVLGWAEAPRLAGGRVPIVLHLLSPARRPVAVTADLASFWRTGWARVRADLRGRYPKHAWPEDPTTVPAHRGTARNAGGERSKSGR